Proteins encoded within one genomic window of Brachybacterium sp. P6-10-X1:
- the rho gene encoding transcription termination factor Rho, with protein MNDTTSGADLAAKKLPELQAIAAGLGIKGARRLRKGELIEAIRGGGTPSAAASGAAQKNTAPRQSSAPASSGSTQQNTSPTLSSAPAVDPAPQQDPAQSAPTSATADSALRSDAEGSSPGGRSRSRRDQGSRDQGSRDQGGDNAPELGLELPDRSGGRREDQNRARNARGESNRDDLRRDDSRRDDSGRDDSRQEDSRRDDSDRQDDDRNDRRGDQQGGNQRGGSQRGGNQRRRLEDIELPDRSGENDDDNDRSGDRDDDRRGRNRNRNRSRDRKRRGRGGQNDQGGNQGGNQGGNQGGNQGNRSDQQDDSELREGDELMAIAGILDIRDNSAYVRTTGYLPGASDVFVTMNQVKRHGLRKGDAITGQVKAPREGEEHRVEQPQHHGGGRNRRGKGGGGNQGKYAALVQVDSVNGLPVDRARSRVDFGKLTPLYPDERLRLETAPNAVAPRVIDLVSPIGKGQRGLIVSPPKAGKTIIMQQIANAITTNNPEVHLMVVLVDERPEEVTDMQRTVKGEVIASTFDRPASDHTIVAELAIERAKRLVEMGRDVVVLLDSLTRLSRAYNLAAPASGRILSGGVDASALYPPKRFFGAARNIEHGGSLTILASALVETGSKMDEVIFEEFKGTGNMELRLARSLAEKRIFPAVDVNASSTRREEELMGKDELAIMWKLRRVLGSLEQQQALELLLERTKKSQSNSEFLMTVLKNAPSVGGRSSD; from the coding sequence GTGAACGACACCACCTCCGGCGCGGATCTCGCGGCCAAGAAGCTCCCCGAGCTGCAGGCCATTGCGGCCGGGCTCGGCATCAAGGGCGCCCGTCGTCTGCGCAAGGGCGAGCTGATCGAGGCGATCCGCGGGGGCGGGACGCCGTCGGCGGCCGCGTCCGGCGCCGCGCAGAAGAACACAGCCCCGAGGCAGAGCAGCGCCCCGGCGTCCTCCGGCTCGACGCAGCAGAACACGTCCCCGACCTTGAGCAGCGCCCCGGCTGTCGACCCCGCTCCGCAGCAGGACCCGGCGCAGTCCGCGCCGACGTCGGCGACCGCGGATTCCGCCCTGCGGTCCGATGCCGAGGGGAGCTCCCCCGGGGGACGCTCCCGCTCGCGCCGTGACCAGGGCAGCCGTGACCAAGGCAGCCGTGACCAGGGCGGGGACAACGCCCCGGAGCTCGGCCTCGAGCTGCCCGACCGCAGCGGCGGTCGCCGTGAGGACCAGAATCGCGCGCGGAACGCCCGCGGAGAGTCGAATCGTGACGATCTCCGACGAGATGACTCCCGTCGGGACGATTCCGGCCGGGACGACTCGCGCCAGGAGGATTCCCGCCGCGACGATTCCGATCGCCAGGACGACGACCGCAACGACCGCCGCGGCGATCAGCAGGGCGGCAACCAGCGGGGCGGCAGCCAGCGGGGTGGCAACCAGCGCCGCCGCCTGGAGGACATCGAACTGCCCGACCGTTCGGGCGAGAACGACGACGACAACGACCGCTCGGGCGACCGCGACGACGACCGTCGGGGCCGCAATCGCAACCGCAACCGGTCCCGCGACCGCAAGCGCCGTGGACGCGGCGGCCAGAACGACCAGGGGGGCAATCAGGGCGGCAACCAGGGCGGCAACCAGGGTGGCAACCAAGGCAATCGGAGCGACCAGCAGGACGATTCCGAGCTGCGCGAGGGCGACGAGCTGATGGCGATCGCCGGCATCCTGGACATCCGTGACAACAGCGCGTATGTCCGCACCACCGGTTACCTGCCCGGCGCCAGCGACGTCTTCGTGACCATGAACCAGGTCAAGCGCCACGGCCTACGCAAGGGCGACGCCATCACCGGTCAGGTCAAGGCGCCCCGCGAGGGCGAGGAGCATCGCGTCGAGCAGCCGCAGCACCACGGCGGCGGTCGCAACCGCCGCGGCAAGGGTGGCGGAGGCAACCAGGGCAAGTACGCCGCACTGGTGCAGGTCGACTCCGTCAACGGCCTGCCCGTGGATCGGGCCCGCTCGCGCGTCGACTTCGGCAAGCTCACCCCGCTGTACCCCGACGAGCGCCTGCGCCTGGAGACCGCTCCGAACGCCGTCGCCCCCCGGGTGATCGACCTCGTCTCCCCGATCGGCAAGGGCCAGCGCGGACTGATCGTCTCGCCCCCGAAGGCCGGCAAGACGATCATCATGCAGCAGATCGCCAATGCGATCACCACGAACAACCCCGAGGTCCACCTCATGGTGGTGCTGGTCGATGAGCGTCCCGAAGAGGTCACCGACATGCAGCGCACGGTCAAGGGCGAGGTCATCGCCTCGACCTTCGACCGCCCGGCCTCCGATCACACGATCGTCGCCGAGCTCGCGATCGAGCGCGCCAAGCGCCTGGTGGAGATGGGGCGCGACGTGGTCGTGCTGCTGGACTCCCTGACCCGCCTCTCGCGCGCCTACAACCTCGCCGCACCGGCCTCCGGCCGCATCCTCTCCGGTGGTGTGGACGCCTCGGCGCTGTACCCGCCCAAGCGGTTCTTCGGCGCCGCCCGGAACATCGAGCACGGCGGCTCGCTGACCATCCTCGCCTCCGCCCTGGTCGAGACCGGCTCGAAGATGGACGAGGTCATCTTCGAGGAGTTCAAGGGCACCGGCAACATGGAGCTGCGGCTGGCGCGCAGCCTCGCGGAGAAGCGCATCTTCCCGGCCGTGGACGTCAACGCCTCGAGCACCCGCCGCGAGGAGGAGCTCATGGGCAAGGACGAGCTGGCGATCATGTGGAAGCTCCGTCGTGTGCTCGGCTCGCTCGAGCAGCAGCAGGCGCTCGAGCTCCTGCTGGAGCGCACCAAGAAGAGCCAGTCGAACTCCGAGTTCCTGATGACGGTCCTGAAGAACGCCCCGAGCGTGGGCGGTCGCAGCAGCGACTGA
- a CDS encoding homoserine dehydrogenase — protein MSQTSPGHPVPSDSSEPAQSPALRVAVLGAGTVGTEVLRLIDQQREDLAHRIGARLTVTGIAVRDLTRDRGEHVPADLLTEDASALVRSADLVVEVMGGIEPARTLLLEAMAHGASVVTANKALLAQDGASLYEAADIHGVDLYFEAAVAGAIPLVRPVRESLAGDRIQRVLGIVNGTTNYILDAMTRTGASFDEALASAQELGYAEADPTADVQGHDAAAKASILASLAFHSRVRLSDVHCEGITEVSAQDIAAAGRMGRTIKLLSIVERVEEETGERISARVYPALLPEEHPLSSVSEAYNAVFIEADAAGSLMFYGQGAGGAPTASAILGDVVSAARQRVRGGVGPRESRYAELEQIPLEDLRNAFYVSLTVQDRPGVLAEIAGTLSGNGISISTIHQELLEKPEGEGERALAHIGISTHRALESAMTASLDVFSATSTVLSIDSVLRIEGD, from the coding sequence ATGTCACAGACCTCTCCCGGCCATCCCGTGCCGTCGGATTCCTCCGAGCCCGCGCAGTCGCCGGCGCTGCGCGTCGCCGTCCTCGGCGCCGGCACCGTCGGCACCGAGGTGCTGCGCCTGATCGACCAGCAGCGCGAGGACCTCGCCCACCGCATCGGTGCGCGCCTGACGGTGACGGGTATCGCTGTGCGCGACCTGACGCGGGACCGCGGAGAGCACGTGCCGGCCGATCTGCTCACCGAGGACGCCTCCGCTCTGGTGCGCAGCGCCGATCTCGTCGTCGAGGTGATGGGCGGGATCGAGCCGGCCCGCACCCTGCTGCTGGAGGCCATGGCGCACGGCGCGAGCGTCGTCACCGCCAACAAGGCCCTGCTCGCGCAGGACGGCGCCTCCCTGTACGAGGCCGCCGACATCCACGGCGTGGACCTGTACTTCGAGGCCGCGGTCGCCGGCGCCATCCCCCTGGTGCGGCCCGTGCGCGAATCGCTCGCCGGCGATCGCATCCAGCGGGTGCTGGGGATCGTCAACGGCACGACCAACTACATCCTCGACGCCATGACGCGCACCGGCGCGAGCTTCGACGAGGCGCTCGCCTCCGCGCAGGAGCTCGGCTACGCCGAGGCGGACCCCACCGCGGACGTGCAGGGTCACGACGCCGCCGCCAAGGCGTCGATCCTGGCCTCCCTCGCCTTCCATTCGCGGGTACGGCTCTCGGACGTGCACTGCGAGGGCATCACCGAGGTCTCGGCGCAGGACATCGCCGCCGCCGGCCGCATGGGGCGGACCATCAAGCTGCTCTCGATCGTCGAGCGCGTCGAGGAGGAGACGGGGGAGCGGATCTCCGCCCGCGTCTACCCGGCGCTGCTGCCCGAGGAGCATCCGCTGTCCTCGGTCTCCGAGGCCTACAACGCTGTGTTCATCGAGGCCGACGCCGCCGGCTCGCTGATGTTCTACGGGCAGGGGGCCGGAGGCGCCCCGACCGCCTCCGCGATCCTCGGCGACGTGGTCTCCGCCGCCCGTCAGCGAGTGCGCGGCGGGGTGGGGCCCCGAGAGTCCCGCTATGCCGAGCTGGAGCAGATCCCGCTGGAGGACCTGCGCAATGCCTTCTACGTCTCTCTGACCGTGCAGGATCGCCCCGGCGTGCTCGCCGAGATCGCCGGCACCCTGTCCGGCAACGGGATCTCCATCTCGACCATCCACCAGGAGCTGCTCGAGAAGCCCGAGGGGGAGGGGGAGCGGGCCCTCGCCCATATCGGCATCAGCACCCACCGCGCGCTGGAGTCGGCGATGACCGCGTCGCTGGACGTGTTCTCCGCGACCTCCACGGTGCTGAGCATCGATTCCGTCCTGCGCATCGAAGGAGACTGA
- a CDS encoding phytanoyl-CoA dioxygenase family protein translates to MVTSNGYVLDETSRRLGGLEPVPDAQRRDRDALWERLRRDGYLFLPRQLSPDHVLAFRRYYFAQMSSTGLVRPGSDPVEGLQGAGDVDRAMLRHQLFSQIVPSDEYRRFCAQPEIRGFFSWLLGDEVHLHRRKIIRHTRPGEFGIGTATQAHYDLVYLREGTDRVLSIWIPLGDCPISRGGLAYLEGSHHQVLADEARDRLPRPARSITADLPGLADDHDARWLITDYRAGDVVVHSAHIVHAALDNVDPNGVMRLSTDIRYQRSTDPIDWRWQDHWTDSDGL, encoded by the coding sequence ATGGTGACCTCGAACGGGTACGTTCTCGATGAGACCTCTCGACGGCTGGGCGGTCTCGAGCCCGTGCCGGATGCCCAGCGCCGCGACCGTGACGCCCTGTGGGAGCGCCTTCGACGGGACGGCTACCTCTTCCTCCCCCGGCAGCTCTCCCCGGACCACGTGCTCGCCTTCCGCCGTTATTACTTCGCCCAGATGTCCAGCACCGGTCTGGTCCGCCCCGGCTCCGATCCCGTCGAGGGCCTCCAGGGCGCGGGGGACGTCGACCGCGCGATGCTGCGACATCAGTTGTTCTCGCAGATCGTCCCCTCGGACGAATATCGGAGATTCTGCGCCCAGCCCGAGATCCGGGGGTTCTTCTCCTGGCTGCTCGGCGACGAGGTGCACCTCCACCGCCGGAAGATCATCCGACACACCCGCCCGGGGGAGTTCGGGATCGGCACCGCCACCCAGGCGCACTACGATCTCGTCTACCTCCGCGAAGGAACGGATCGCGTGCTGTCGATCTGGATCCCGCTCGGCGACTGCCCGATCTCGCGAGGTGGACTGGCATACCTCGAAGGAAGCCACCACCAGGTGCTCGCCGATGAAGCACGAGACCGCCTCCCCCGCCCCGCACGCTCCATCACCGCGGATCTCCCGGGCCTCGCCGACGACCACGATGCCCGATGGCTCATCACCGACTACCGCGCCGGCGACGTCGTCGTGCACTCGGCACACATCGTCCATGCCGCCTTGGACAACGTCGACCCGAACGGCGTCATGCGCCTGTCGACAGATATCCGTTACCAGCGCAGCACCGATCCCATCGACTGGCGCTGGCAGGACCATTGGACGGACTCGGACGGCCTCTGA
- the lysA gene encoding diaminopimelate decarboxylase — MRAHEAGALHGNDAAPTWLPYPADVNALIPGLWSQSTVRGADGAVAVGGVDVHRIAEEVGTPAFVLDEEDFRARARSFRDAFTEALRPYAGADVYYAGKAFLCGAVARWVDEDGLGLDVCTGGELAVALRAGFPPERIALHGNNKSDAEIRRALEAGVGRVVIDSLDEIDQVATIADELDLRAAVMLRVTTGVEAHTHEFIATAHEDQKFGLSLTGGSALEAVRRTLASPSLDLVGLHSHIGSQIFDTGGFEVAARRVLDLVAQIRTELGHTIDQLDLGGGFGVMYNTQHTPSSPDELARGIADIVAKECRDLELDVPHLSFEPGRAIAGPSTQTLYSVGTVKDVRLGGPHHRLYVSVDGGMSDNVRTALYDADYSCLLTGRVSDAAPEVVRVVGKHCESGDIVVKDEYLPSDVQRGDLVSVPVTGAYCYSLASNYNHVPRPPVVAVRDGEIRTLIRRETEEDLLGLDLG, encoded by the coding sequence ATGCGCGCCCATGAGGCCGGAGCCCTCCACGGCAACGACGCCGCCCCGACCTGGCTCCCGTACCCCGCCGACGTCAATGCGCTGATCCCCGGGCTGTGGTCGCAGTCCACGGTCCGCGGCGCCGACGGCGCGGTCGCCGTCGGCGGCGTGGACGTCCACCGGATCGCCGAGGAGGTCGGCACGCCCGCCTTCGTGCTGGACGAGGAGGACTTCCGCGCCCGCGCCCGCTCCTTCCGCGATGCCTTCACCGAGGCACTCCGTCCCTACGCCGGGGCCGACGTGTACTACGCGGGCAAGGCGTTCCTGTGCGGCGCGGTCGCCCGCTGGGTCGACGAGGACGGACTGGGCCTGGACGTGTGCACCGGAGGAGAGCTGGCCGTCGCGCTGCGGGCCGGGTTCCCTCCCGAGCGGATCGCCCTGCACGGCAACAACAAGTCCGACGCCGAGATCCGCCGCGCCCTCGAGGCAGGCGTCGGCCGGGTGGTGATCGACTCGCTCGACGAGATCGACCAGGTCGCGACGATCGCCGACGAGCTGGATCTGCGGGCCGCGGTCATGCTGCGGGTGACCACCGGCGTCGAGGCGCACACCCACGAGTTCATCGCCACGGCGCACGAGGACCAGAAGTTCGGGCTCTCCCTCACCGGCGGCAGCGCCCTGGAGGCCGTGCGCCGCACGCTCGCCTCGCCATCGCTGGACCTGGTGGGCCTGCACTCCCACATCGGCTCGCAGATCTTCGACACGGGAGGCTTCGAGGTCGCGGCCCGCCGCGTGCTGGACCTGGTCGCCCAGATCAGGACCGAGCTCGGTCACACCATCGACCAGCTCGACCTCGGCGGCGGCTTCGGCGTCATGTACAACACCCAGCACACCCCCTCGTCCCCCGACGAGCTCGCCCGGGGTATCGCCGACATCGTGGCCAAGGAATGCCGCGACCTCGAGCTCGACGTCCCGCACCTCTCCTTCGAGCCCGGCCGCGCGATCGCCGGACCCTCGACCCAGACCCTGTACTCCGTCGGCACCGTCAAGGACGTACGCCTGGGCGGGCCGCATCACCGCCTCTACGTCTCCGTCGACGGCGGCATGAGCGACAACGTGCGCACCGCCCTGTACGACGCGGACTACTCGTGCCTGCTGACCGGCCGGGTCTCCGACGCCGCCCCCGAGGTCGTGCGCGTGGTCGGCAAGCACTGCGAGAGCGGCGACATCGTGGTCAAGGACGAGTACCTGCCTTCCGACGTCCAGCGTGGGGACCTGGTCTCCGTGCCCGTCACCGGGGCCTACTGCTACTCGTTGGCGTCCAACTACAACCACGTGCCGCGGCCGCCCGTGGTCGCGGTGCGCGACGGGGAGATCCGCACCCTGATCCGTCGGGAGACGGAGGAGGATCTGTTGGGCCTGGACCTGGGCTGA
- a CDS encoding AraC family transcriptional regulator, with protein sequence MSATRPPEWAHYVPPAHALRDSGLCCVGAGEQSGQLPAVRRRGLSQHALVLITSGSGRYVDAYGAREVSAPAWIWLTAGQWHEYGPGRDGWTEHWVLFDGIGTRAYRSHLPRARGGVQHLSQDSPLEVDPIFDALHEATSTAGRRGQLMAACLVHRLIGVVVGATAPVAEDQTVMDAVSASATENLTVPERAARAGLTLAQLRTHVRRSTGLTPHELVLSVRLSRAQHLLARTDLSISRIATDVGFDDPSYFTRLFVRRVGVAPSTFRVQQQRRTAGASDLGTSAGDVEP encoded by the coding sequence ATGTCTGCGACCAGACCACCGGAATGGGCGCATTATGTGCCGCCGGCGCATGCCCTGCGTGACTCCGGGCTGTGCTGCGTGGGTGCCGGAGAGCAGTCGGGGCAGCTGCCCGCCGTCAGACGCCGAGGACTGTCGCAGCATGCGCTGGTCCTGATCACCTCGGGGTCCGGGAGGTACGTCGATGCGTATGGAGCGCGTGAGGTCTCGGCACCCGCCTGGATCTGGCTGACCGCCGGTCAGTGGCATGAATACGGCCCTGGTCGCGACGGATGGACCGAGCACTGGGTCCTGTTCGACGGCATCGGCACGCGGGCGTATCGGTCGCATCTGCCGCGGGCGCGAGGTGGCGTCCAGCACCTCTCCCAGGACTCACCGCTCGAGGTGGACCCGATCTTCGACGCGCTGCACGAGGCGACCTCCACCGCGGGACGACGCGGACAGCTCATGGCAGCCTGTCTGGTCCACCGGCTCATCGGTGTCGTCGTCGGCGCGACGGCCCCCGTCGCTGAGGACCAGACCGTGATGGACGCCGTGAGTGCCAGCGCGACGGAGAACCTCACGGTCCCTGAACGAGCGGCCCGTGCCGGACTCACGCTCGCCCAGCTGAGGACCCACGTGCGGCGATCGACCGGGCTCACCCCGCACGAACTCGTCCTGTCCGTCCGGCTCTCGCGCGCTCAGCATCTGCTCGCACGAACTGATCTGTCGATCAGCCGCATCGCCACGGACGTCGGATTCGATGACCCGTCCTACTTCACGAGGCTGTTCGTGCGCCGCGTCGGTGTCGCCCCGAGCACCTTCCGCGTCCAGCAGCAGCGCCGCACAGCGGGAGCGAGCGATCTCGGCACGTCGGCCGGGGACGTCGAGCCGTAG
- the thrC gene encoding threonine synthase, translated as MAHPWRGILAEYREHLPFAENDTLLSLGEGGTPLVPAPALSRRVGADVHVKVEGQNPTGSFKDRGMVSAMSRAVGDGATAVVCASTGNTSASAAAYATAAGITCAVLLPQGKIAAGKLAQAVVHGAQLIQVEGNFDDCLEIARKLDAEHPVELVNSLNPYRLEGQKTAAFEVSDALGRAPDIHVLPVGNAGNISAYWMGYREYHEAGITDSLPAMWGFQASGAAPFVAGHPISDPETVATAIRIGAPASWSLAVEARDGSGGLIDAVTDQQILDAQQLLAAEVGIFVEPASAAGVAGLLQQSERGEVPAGATIAITVTGNGLKDIDTALSQRDLTPTVIPVDIAAAAEAIGL; from the coding sequence ATGGCACACCCGTGGCGCGGCATCCTCGCCGAGTACCGCGAGCACCTGCCCTTCGCCGAGAACGACACGCTGCTCAGCCTGGGGGAGGGCGGGACGCCGTTGGTCCCCGCCCCGGCCCTGTCCCGGCGCGTCGGAGCCGACGTGCACGTCAAGGTCGAGGGCCAGAACCCGACCGGCTCCTTCAAGGACCGCGGCATGGTCTCGGCCATGTCGAGAGCTGTCGGCGACGGGGCCACCGCGGTGGTCTGCGCCTCCACCGGCAACACCAGCGCCTCGGCCGCCGCCTATGCGACCGCCGCCGGGATCACCTGCGCGGTGCTGCTGCCGCAGGGCAAGATCGCCGCCGGGAAGCTGGCCCAGGCCGTCGTGCACGGCGCCCAGCTGATCCAGGTCGAAGGCAACTTCGACGACTGCCTCGAGATCGCGCGCAAGCTCGACGCGGAACATCCCGTCGAGCTGGTCAACTCCCTGAACCCCTACCGCCTGGAAGGGCAGAAGACCGCCGCCTTCGAGGTGAGCGATGCCCTGGGCAGGGCCCCGGACATCCACGTCCTGCCCGTGGGCAACGCCGGGAACATCTCCGCCTACTGGATGGGCTATCGCGAGTACCACGAGGCCGGCATCACCGATTCCCTGCCGGCCATGTGGGGCTTCCAGGCGTCCGGTGCGGCCCCCTTCGTGGCCGGTCACCCGATCAGCGACCCCGAGACCGTCGCGACCGCGATCCGGATCGGCGCGCCGGCGTCCTGGAGCCTCGCCGTCGAGGCCCGCGACGGCTCCGGCGGGCTCATCGACGCGGTCACCGATCAGCAGATCCTCGACGCACAGCAGCTGCTGGCCGCCGAGGTCGGGATCTTCGTCGAGCCCGCCTCGGCCGCCGGGGTGGCCGGGCTGCTCCAGCAGTCCGAGCGCGGCGAGGTCCCGGCCGGGGCCACGATCGCGATCACCGTCACCGGGAACGGCCTCAAGGACATCGACACCGCCCTGTCCCAGCGCGATCTCACCCCCACGGTGATCCCGGTCGACATCGCCGCGGCCGCAGAGGCCATCGGCCTGTGA
- the thrB gene encoding homoserine kinase, with protein MRIQHTRVSVRVPATSANLGPGYDTLGLALELCDDLELEATTGGIEVRAEGEGAASVPTGEEHLVVRALRRGLDHAGAPQVGVRLRAVNRIPHGRGLGSSAAATVAGLLLARGLLSEPGALDDADVLQLACEFEGHPDNAAPALLGGVALSWMSAGQAHAVPLSHAPASLDPLVLLPATTLSTERARDLLPDEVPHADAVFNASRAALLVHALASDPELLMEATEDRLHQEQRAAGMPQSVELLRVLRQEGHPAVISGAGPSVLVLAGRRAEIAPLVRRVVADPATWRIAQVPLRETSSAPVVG; from the coding sequence GTGAGGATCCAGCACACGCGAGTCTCCGTGCGCGTCCCGGCGACCTCGGCGAACCTCGGCCCCGGCTACGACACGCTCGGACTCGCCCTCGAACTGTGCGACGACCTGGAGCTCGAGGCCACCACCGGCGGCATCGAGGTGCGCGCCGAGGGCGAAGGCGCCGCGTCGGTCCCGACGGGGGAGGAGCACCTGGTGGTGCGAGCCCTGCGCCGAGGCCTCGACCACGCCGGGGCGCCGCAGGTCGGGGTGCGCCTGCGCGCGGTGAACCGGATCCCGCACGGCCGCGGGCTCGGCTCCAGCGCTGCCGCGACCGTCGCCGGCCTGCTGCTGGCCCGGGGGCTGCTCTCCGAACCGGGGGCGCTCGACGACGCCGATGTGCTGCAGTTGGCCTGCGAGTTCGAGGGCCATCCCGACAATGCGGCCCCCGCGCTGCTGGGCGGCGTCGCGCTGTCCTGGATGAGCGCGGGCCAGGCGCATGCCGTTCCGCTCTCCCACGCCCCGGCGTCGCTCGACCCGCTGGTGCTGCTGCCGGCGACCACCCTGTCCACGGAGCGCGCGCGAGACCTGCTGCCCGACGAGGTCCCGCACGCGGATGCCGTGTTCAACGCGTCCCGTGCCGCGCTGCTCGTGCATGCGCTGGCCTCGGACCCCGAGCTGTTGATGGAGGCGACCGAGGACCGCCTGCATCAGGAGCAGCGTGCCGCGGGCATGCCGCAGAGCGTGGAGCTGCTGCGGGTGCTGCGCCAGGAGGGCCACCCCGCGGTGATCTCGGGGGCCGGTCCCTCGGTGCTCGTGCTGGCCGGTCGGCGAGCCGAGATCGCGCCCCTGGTGCGTCGCGTGGTCGCCGATCCCGCGACGTGGCGGATCGCGCAGGTGCCGCTGCGAGAGACCAGCAGTGCCCCTGTGGTAGGTTGA